One Camelus ferus isolate YT-003-E chromosome 21, BCGSAC_Cfer_1.0, whole genome shotgun sequence genomic region harbors:
- the LOC102521362 gene encoding LOW QUALITY PROTEIN: cardiotrophin-2-like (The sequence of the model RefSeq protein was modified relative to this genomic sequence to represent the inferred CDS: deleted 2 bases in 2 codons), which produces MGCPLALCCLLTLLLPLLTPGASMSPAERISQAYDPALYMRKNTSTVLQTYLQCQGSPLSDSGFSAPELQLSSLPPADISFKTWHALDDGEHLSRVQGPFLALTQHLQLMGNDQRDPNPGSPILLAQLSDARLRAQGLLGNMAAIKAALGLPTPPVEDTPGLVPFGASAFKKKRRGYIVTGEYGHWPDRAMRDLALLKAKYPI; this is translated from the exons ATGGGCTGCCCGCTGGCCCTCTGCTGCCTGCTGACCCTGCTGCTGCCACTCCTCACTCCAGGGGCCTCCATGTCCCCAGCTGAGCGCATCAGTCAAGCCTACGACCCAGCACTCTACATGCGGAAGAATACTTCAACAGTGCTGCAGACTTACCTCCAGTGCCAAGGCAGCCCCTTGAGTGACTCTGGCTTCTCAGCCCCAGAGCTCCAGCTCAGCAGCCTGCCTCCTGCCGACATCTCCTTCAAGACCTGGCATGCCCTGGATGATGGGGAACATCTGAGCCGTGTCCAGGGGCCCTTCCTGGCCTTGACCCAGCACCTCCAGCTCATGGGGAACGACCAAAGAGACCCGAACCCTGGCAGTCCCATCCTGCTGGCTCAGCTCAGTGATGCAAGACTCAGGGCTCAAGGCCTGCTGGGCAACATGGCTGCCATCAAGGCTGCCCTGGGTCTG CCAACCCCCCCAGTGGAGGACACTCCTGGACTTGTCCCCTTC GGGGCCTCGGCCTTCAAGAAGAAACGTCGAGGCTACATAGTAACCGGGGAATATGGCCACTGGCCAGACCGAGCCATGAGGGACTTGGCTCTTCTTAAGGCCAAATACCCCATATAG